From the genome of Primulina huaijiensis isolate GDHJ02 chromosome 11, ASM1229523v2, whole genome shotgun sequence:
GTGTCGTTTATGTTTGtcttcatttatattttatgtatgttTGATGAATGTTGTCTTTTGTTTGCAATTtgatgataaaataaatgtattgatttaaataaaCGAGTCGAATACACATGTAGTTGTGTTATGTTTAgcgaattaattaagtttagttaaataatatattatgaaattaattaattatatatatatgtttgtgtatttgaaaaagaaataaattagagaaatgaaatatttggtaatatttaaaagatatgggttgaaaatgaaataaattaaagaaatagagtatttcttaatatttaaaggaaatgggttgaaaatgaaataaattaaagaaatagagTATTTCGTAATATTTAGAGGATATAGGTTGGAGAAGGTTTTTGAAAATAGAGATCACGAATCTCTATTTTAGAGGATAGAGGATGAAAAATAGAGGatatgggttggagatggccttaTGCGGTTGCGCGTGGAGTTTGTGTCTGTATGCCAACCACTGTACTTTGTTGCTttctaattatgattttatttcaactaCCACCTCGATCTGTTTCCTTTTACTTTAAATTTCATGTTTAATTGGCTCTTGAAGTTTTTAAACTGCTTGCTTTTGCTCTGCAATCACTTACTTGTTGATGGTTcacttaaatttttaattcgCATGGAAAAGAATTTGGAATCTGGGACTACctatttgaattttttctgATGCTGTTTTTTTTGTGTACTTTTTGCATAAAGAGCTGCATTAGCTTACTCGTATGAGAACTAGAAATCTGTTACGAACTTGGAACAATTTTATTTGTTTCTCGAATACGCATATATGTACAGTGACCAAATCCTTATATATCCAAGAGTCCTAATCAGCTAAAAAAGCAGATACATCAAATCTTGGTGGCTTAGCAGTGAAAGGATAATTTATGGATCGGATTCCACGACTACATTTTTAATCCTGTGTTATGTATTGCTGAATACCTATTCTTCTCTTATATTTATGGTGGCTGCTATTTCTCAAATACAGGAATATAATGTTCGGGCAAATTCCAGTGGcaacaaaaatcattttattgGCAGATTTCCAACAGGAGTACTGAATTTTAAGAAGAAGACCGAGAATAAATGGTCATTGCGGAAAGAAGGCCTGCAGGGACGCCAAGTGACTGATGCCTTGCGGGTGCTAAAtatttgcaatattttaatcaatcaCTTGTTGTCTCCTCATTAAACCCCTTTCATCTGTATCTGCTGGCTGATTCCTAGCATCGTATGATTGTATTGCGTAGGATAAGTTCAAAAATAGACCTTGGCTGCTGGAGGACGAAACAGGCCAGTCTCAGTACCATGGTCAACTAGAGGGTTCGCAGTCAGCTGCATATTACCTTCTGATGCAGCAGGGAAAGGAATTTCTTGCTATTCCCACTGGTTCTTGGTAGAAAATTACTGTTCTCCTATGCATTGTATACTCTGCATTTGAGTTTCTTAATTTCTGCTTGTTAGTTCATACTTTCTTTCAATTTTAGGTACAACTTTAACAAAGTAGCTCAGTATAAGCAACTCACTTTGGAGGAGGCAGAAGAAAGGATGAAAAATAGAAGGAAAACTGCTGATGGCTACGAAAGATGGATGATGAAAGCAGCAAACAATGGAGCTGCTGCCTTTGGTGAAGTTGAGAAGTTTGATGAACAGGAAAGTGGAGCTGGTGGTGGGAAGGGACGCAAAAAAACTGCCGGAGATGATGTTGAAGGCAACATTTCAGATAGAGGagaggaagatgaagaagatgaGGCATCAAGAAAAAGTCGGCTGGGGCTAAGTAAAAAAAGTGGGGAAGATGATGAGGAGGGGCCAAGGGGAGGTGACCTGGATTTTGATGACGATGATATCGAAAAGGGTGAGACTTGATggtttcttaatttttcattaCTGCTAATAGTTTGCTTAAGAGCCATTTTCTTGGGTTTTAAAAGTAGCATGCCTTTGATAAAGATTTAGTGTAAGAATCAGTTTTGCTAATGTAGTTTAGGACTAAGACTAGAAGAATGTCAGTGCTTCATCAAAACTGACACACGAAGCAATTTTGgttttcttctctttctttTCTGTGTTCATTATAAGTTTGCATGTGCAAATATTTGGTGGTATTTTTCCCCTTGAGAAATGGTTTTGGTAATGCTGTTCTGTTTTCCATAGGTTATCCTACAAATTCACTGCCAAAGCATTTAAGCCCCGGGCCTTTCATGTTCTCTCATCTTAATTTATTCAATACCCTGACTTCCACTATTCAACTTTGTCTGGGACAAATCAACTTCTCTTAATCTGGAGCTACCATGTCGTATTTTATTGCTTTTAATACTTCgatttcctttttttaaaagtttttttcattttccataGGGGATGATTGGGAACATGAAGAAATTTTTACAGACGATGATGAAGCAGTTGGAAATGATCCTGAGGAACGTGAAGATTTGGCCCCTGAAATTCCTGCTCCACCAGAAATCAAGCAGGTTATTCTTTAGAATGTTCTGATAGTTTGCATATTTCATGCTAATTTGTAATTGTTTTATTGGTTACTATAATATCAATCTCTTTCCTTAGGATGACGAGGATGAGGATGAAGCAGATGAGGAGGAGGGAGGGCTAAGCAAATCTGGAAAAGAGCTGAAGAAACTGCTAGGTAGAGCTAATGGGATGAATGATTCCGACACAGAGGATGACGACGACGAcgatgaagatgatgatgtaAGGTTTTAATCATCTCATTGTGTTTTTGAGAAATTAAGAATCCTTTGGCATAACTGTGGATAGTCTCCCATTGTGAAATTTAAAGCAAAATTCATGaagttcataaaaaaatttgtgtgctTATTCTGTTGGTGAAGAAACTTTCATACACCTGAAACTTATAGTTTGGATGATTATCCACTTTTCagctatattttaattattattttctttcctaATGACCATATGTGGTGTGTTCGGTCACTCATCGCTGTCTGTCTCAGATTATTACTTCTTGGCTGATACTTAATTTGTTTGGCTCTTTGagaatataattttgtttttgtgatTAGATGGAAGATGATATTTCTCCTGTACTTGTTCCGAAGAAGGAAGTTCCTATTGAAAAGCCAGCTGAGTACAGCA
Proteins encoded in this window:
- the LOC140987595 gene encoding transcription initiation factor IIF subunit alpha-like isoform X2: MICPVIVLNSFLFPFSLKQEDPTTGPTIDHVFEEYNVRANSSGNKNHFIGRFPTGVLNFKKKTENKWSLRKEGLQGRQVTDALRDKFKNRPWLLEDETGQSQYHGQLEGSQSAAYYLLMQQGKEFLAIPTGSWYNFNKVAQYKQLTLEEAEERMKNRRKTADGYERWMMKAANNGAAAFGEVEKFDEQESGAGGGKGRKKTAGDDVEGNISDRGEEDEEDEASRKSRLGLSKKSGEDDEEGPRGGDLDFDDDDIEKGDDWEHEEIFTDDDEAVGNDPEEREDLAPEIPAPPEIKQDDEDEDEADEEEGGLSKSGKELKKLLGRANGMNDSDTEDDDDDDEDDDMEDDISPVLVPKKEVPIEKPAEYSTPPKATTSGTGRVTPSSSKSSKSKRKSNGEDSKTPNGAPLKKVKTEHEVKPVKDETAVVTKSSVPPKGLSPPVPSKSGPVTEDEIRAVLLQKAPVTTQDLVAKFKSRLKLKEDKDAFAAILRRISKIQKTNGASYVVMRDR
- the LOC140987595 gene encoding transcription initiation factor IIF subunit alpha-like isoform X1, giving the protein MLPSPMGLVGLDVTIPSDLSHRTAIRLQPFRSRMRFKVSLVNILNEEYNVRANSSGNKNHFIGRFPTGVLNFKKKTENKWSLRKEGLQGRQVTDALRDKFKNRPWLLEDETGQSQYHGQLEGSQSAAYYLLMQQGKEFLAIPTGSWYNFNKVAQYKQLTLEEAEERMKNRRKTADGYERWMMKAANNGAAAFGEVEKFDEQESGAGGGKGRKKTAGDDVEGNISDRGEEDEEDEASRKSRLGLSKKSGEDDEEGPRGGDLDFDDDDIEKGDDWEHEEIFTDDDEAVGNDPEEREDLAPEIPAPPEIKQDDEDEDEADEEEGGLSKSGKELKKLLGRANGMNDSDTEDDDDDDEDDDMEDDISPVLVPKKEVPIEKPAEYSTPPKATTSGTGRVTPSSSKSSKSKRKSNGEDSKTPNGAPLKKVKTEHEVKPVKDETAVVTKSSVPPKGLSPPVPSKSGPVTEDEIRAVLLQKAPVTTQDLVAKFKSRLKLKEDKDAFAAILRRISKIQKTNGASYVVMRDR